One genomic window of Halococcus agarilyticus includes the following:
- a CDS encoding class I SAM-dependent methyltransferase, translating to MHTPGDVAYFERFARQYERLMPSTDERALRAGLALAERDIERVVDVGGGTGRAVRTIDVPVRIVVDAAHGMLREAHRVGLDGVRADGASLPFADESLDAVLIVDALHHVADRAGALAEATRVLRPGGVLVCREFDRATLRGRALVAAEHLAGFDSEFFTPEELAAGVENAGLDAAVPSRGFGYTVAGVKR from the coding sequence ATGCACACGCCCGGCGACGTCGCGTACTTCGAGCGATTCGCGCGCCAGTACGAGCGGCTCATGCCCTCCACCGACGAGCGCGCGCTCCGGGCGGGGCTCGCGCTCGCCGAACGCGACATCGAGCGCGTCGTCGACGTCGGCGGTGGCACCGGCCGGGCGGTGCGAACGATCGACGTCCCCGTGCGGATCGTGGTCGACGCCGCCCACGGGATGTTGCGCGAGGCACACAGGGTCGGACTCGACGGCGTCCGCGCGGACGGCGCGTCGCTCCCGTTCGCCGACGAGAGCCTCGACGCGGTGCTCATCGTCGACGCGCTCCACCACGTCGCCGACAGGGCGGGGGCGCTCGCCGAGGCGACCCGCGTCCTCCGGCCAGGCGGCGTGCTCGTCTGCCGGGAGTTCGATCGCGCGACGCTGCGCGGGCGCGCCCTCGTCGCGGCCGAACACCTCGCCGGCTTCGACTCGGAGTTCTTCACGCCCGAAGAGCTCGCCGCAGGGGTCGAGAACGCGGGACTCGACGCCGCAGTCCCCTCCCGCGGGTTCGGCTACACGGTCGCCGGCGTCAAGCGCTGA
- a CDS encoding GNAT family N-acetyltransferase has product MEYVVCGWPEDGPTLRLDYREFGYAGKFVMSQTGKAVARECDAATRDADDESEFEEGVVAAVAFNEDRTDPDTLWLRYITVRNDRRGEGIGARLAAFATERAAARGYDRLRIAVNNPFAYEALYKVGFGYTGRETGLAELVLERPADRPTERSRASYHAGLDVYRERDLSDGEQRFLASRSDAEPPAVIGSPT; this is encoded by the coding sequence GTGGAGTACGTCGTGTGTGGCTGGCCGGAGGACGGGCCGACGCTCCGGCTCGACTACCGCGAGTTCGGCTACGCTGGGAAGTTCGTGATGTCACAGACTGGGAAGGCCGTCGCGCGCGAGTGCGACGCGGCCACCAGGGACGCCGACGATGAGAGCGAGTTCGAGGAGGGTGTCGTCGCGGCGGTCGCGTTCAACGAGGACCGCACCGACCCCGACACGCTCTGGCTCCGGTACATCACCGTCCGCAACGACCGCCGCGGCGAGGGGATCGGCGCGCGCCTCGCGGCGTTCGCCACAGAGCGGGCCGCGGCGCGCGGCTACGATCGGCTCCGGATCGCGGTCAACAACCCCTTCGCCTACGAGGCACTCTACAAAGTCGGGTTCGGCTACACCGGCCGGGAGACCGGGCTCGCAGAACTCGTGCTCGAACGCCCCGCCGACCGGCCGACCGAGCGCTCGCGCGCGAGCTATCACGCGGGCCTCGATGTCTACCGCGAGCGCGACCTCTCGGATGGCGAGCAGCGGTTCCTGGCATCGCGGAGCGACGCCGAGCCGCCGGCGGTGATCGGTTCGCCGACGTAG
- a CDS encoding 2'-5' RNA ligase family protein, with protein sequence MDESVVNDPAEFWERRYDLTPRTTTTADIENRATNGGRHLVLVADVTDETVVSQFEPALTALERFDCIAAVPPSYLHVTVKVVGNVVENPQSDAAFTEENEDQIIEDTRSAFDGFEPFTVAFPRYNLFPGVVYAEVDDDGRFAELNRRVCDVPDVETWDRDGEGFVPHATLGQFIDTDGYGRLLDYLETNRAVRAGPLDVSAIELVAIDLAERFPAFETVERFDLG encoded by the coding sequence ATGGACGAATCGGTGGTGAACGATCCGGCCGAGTTCTGGGAGCGCCGGTACGACCTGACGCCACGGACCACGACCACCGCCGACATCGAAAACCGGGCGACGAACGGCGGTCGGCATCTGGTGCTCGTGGCCGATGTCACCGACGAAACGGTGGTGTCGCAGTTCGAACCCGCGTTGACCGCGCTCGAACGGTTCGACTGCATCGCCGCCGTTCCTCCGAGCTACCTCCACGTGACAGTGAAAGTCGTGGGCAACGTCGTCGAGAACCCACAGAGCGACGCCGCGTTCACTGAGGAAAACGAAGACCAGATCATTGAGGACACACGCTCGGCCTTCGACGGCTTCGAACCGTTCACCGTCGCGTTCCCGCGATACAACCTCTTTCCGGGCGTGGTCTACGCCGAGGTCGACGATGATGGTCGTTTCGCGGAGCTGAACCGTCGTGTCTGCGACGTACCGGACGTCGAGACCTGGGACCGGGACGGTGAGGGGTTCGTTCCGCACGCGACGCTCGGACAGTTCATCGACACCGACGGGTACGGACGACTGCTCGACTATCTCGAAACGAACCGTGCCGTCCGGGCCGGGCCGCTCGATGTCTCGGCTATCGAACTCGTGGCGATCGATCTCGCCGAACGGTTCCCCGCGTTCGAAACCGTCGAGCGGTTCGATCTCGGGTGA
- the fen gene encoding flap endonuclease-1, producing MGNADLRQLAAIEPIAFAELSGATVAIDAHNWLYRYLTTTVKWTSDAIYTTTAGEEVANLVGVIQGLPKFFEHDITPIFVFDGGVTDLKTDEVERRREQREQAEERAAAAREAGEAIEAARLEARTQRLTDTIHETTRELLNLLDVPVVEAPAEGEAQAAHMARTGTVDYAGSEDYDTLLFGAPHTLRGLTSKGDPECMAFEATLEEHDLTWEQLVDVGILCGTDFNEGISGVGPKTAVKLVREHGDLWAALDAEGAYVENGDLIRELFLDPDVTDDSGFDTDIEPDLAAAREYVIDEWEIPEGEVERGFERIEESVVQSGLDRWT from the coding sequence ATGGGAAACGCAGACCTCCGCCAGCTCGCCGCGATCGAGCCGATCGCCTTCGCGGAGCTTTCGGGTGCGACGGTGGCGATCGATGCCCACAACTGGCTCTACCGGTATCTCACCACGACCGTGAAGTGGACGAGCGACGCGATCTACACCACGACGGCCGGCGAGGAGGTCGCGAATTTGGTGGGAGTTATTCAGGGTCTCCCGAAGTTCTTCGAGCACGACATCACACCGATATTCGTCTTCGACGGCGGTGTCACCGACCTCAAGACCGACGAGGTCGAACGCCGACGCGAACAGCGCGAGCAGGCCGAGGAACGCGCCGCCGCAGCGCGCGAGGCGGGCGAGGCGATCGAGGCCGCCAGACTGGAGGCGCGCACTCAGCGACTCACCGACACGATCCACGAGACCACGCGCGAACTCCTCAACCTGCTCGACGTGCCGGTCGTGGAGGCCCCCGCCGAGGGCGAGGCCCAGGCCGCCCACATGGCCCGGACAGGAACAGTGGACTACGCCGGCAGCGAGGACTACGACACCCTGCTGTTCGGCGCGCCTCACACTCTCCGCGGGCTCACGAGCAAGGGCGACCCCGAGTGCATGGCGTTCGAGGCCACCCTCGAAGAGCACGACCTCACGTGGGAGCAGCTCGTCGACGTGGGAATCCTGTGTGGCACGGACTTCAACGAGGGCATCTCCGGTGTCGGGCCGAAAACGGCAGTGAAGCTCGTCCGCGAGCACGGCGACCTCTGGGCCGCGCTCGACGCCGAGGGCGCGTACGTCGAGAACGGTGATCTGATCCGGGAGCTGTTCTTGGATCCCGACGTGACCGACGATTCGGGGTTCGACACCGACATCGAACCCGACCTCGCCGCGGCCCGCGAGTACGTCATCGATGAGTGGGAGATCCCCGAAGGCGAGGTCGAGCGCGGCTTCGAGCGGATCGAGGAGTCGGTGGTGCAGTCGGGACTCGACCGCTGGACCTGA
- a CDS encoding BolA family protein — protein sequence MDTTKVERLIESGIEDADATVTQPRGEDDDHLAAVVVTPAFEDETLVAQHEQVYDALGEHMTTDIHALELKTYTPEEYDERGG from the coding sequence ATGGACACCACTAAGGTCGAACGACTCATCGAATCCGGGATCGAGGATGCGGACGCGACCGTCACCCAACCACGCGGCGAGGACGACGACCACCTCGCCGCCGTCGTCGTCACGCCGGCCTTCGAGGACGAGACGCTCGTCGCCCAACACGAGCAGGTCTACGACGCGCTCGGCGAGCACATGACGACCGACATCCACGCCCTCGAACTCAAGACGTACACTCCCGAGGAGTACGACGAACGCGGCGGGTAG